The window CTCGCCACAGTGCCCACGGCCTCGGCAGGCTCtggagcatgtgtgcatgtgcagtgAGTGGATCCTGCTGTGACCTTGGCCAGAGAAAGGAGTGCGGGGCGACCGCCAACCGTGGGTGCGCGAGGCCTGCTGTAGCCTCTCATGCTTTCCGCAGCAGAGGAGAGAACACTCCCAGGCGGAGGCTGATGTGACAGGAGGCGCTTGGTGAAGGTCCCCTTCCCACCCTTGCGTGCTGTGCCCGGCGGGTCTGGTCCCGGGGCTTCCCCAGTATACTGGAGCGCACATGATGGGAAGCACTCTGTCTTCTCCCGTGTTGGACGGTGAGCCTGGATTACTCACCAAGTTAAGTGGCCTGTTCTCAGTGTGGGGTTTTCAAAATTTGGGccagaggaaaatgcaaatttttaggGGTCCTGGACCTTTTGGGGTTGTTTAAAATGGTCTGGACCTCATGTCTAGTCCACGAATATGGGGGGTTTGCTAATTGTTGAGATGGATATCACGTCCACATAAAGCTTCTTGAGGGCCGAGACTACTGGTTTTGTTAAATGCTCTATCCCCAGGGCCTACATTtaggcctggcacagagtagttGTTCAACAGATACTTGTTGACTATAAAGCAACAGTCACTTCACCATCACAACTGGCAGTGCCAGTTAAAAATTTCGTAGAAAAGCCTATTCTATCAGACTGCTAattctggtgaaaaaaaaaagaagaaaaaaaaaagctataatcaGCTCTTCtccttgggttaaaaaaaaaaaatcacattttttcttAGTGCGAAGGACTCTTGGGTTGCTCAGAATCTGTTTGGAATGGTCCCCTGCAAAGGTGCCTTTCtctatttatttctcacagactTCCAAGAATGGTGGCATCAACAGACATCACAATGGCTGTTATCACAGTTAACTCTGAGCGGTTAGTAAGGAGAACATTCACGCCCCCAAATGAGCTGTAGCAAGCGTAGAACAAAACACACATTTCTTCTGCAAAGACATTTGAATCTTGCTGCCACAAAAAGAAATCTATACAGAGACCATGtttaaataactataaataatattaattagaATTTATGGGATGCACAATTCATGGAATTCACCAGAGCACAAGGAAACCTTTAAGACAGTGTTGCAGGTAGGTATTTACGTCTAAACACAAGGACACCCATCCTATTCTCTTGCAAAGACAGCCGTCCTTCCCTACTAAGGATTTTAAATAATTCTCACCATGCTGCTCGCAGCATCATCCCCAAAGAAATATTACTTTACAAAATAACCCAATATCCATATAATtcttttgacaaataaaaatcttaaattaaaaagcacgatcctctccctctcccaccccctttATTCCAATTTCAGGTAGCTTGGCACTGAGTAATTGAACATTAAAAAATCGAGTTTGTAGACTTCATACAACTGCGTTTGGTGCTCTGAGCTGATGTTCTGGAAGAACTCTGTGGTCATTTCGTCAGTAGTTCTCGTAGACTTGGCATAGGTGGGGAACTTCAGGTAGCTGCCCACGCCCGCCAGCCGCAGAACGTAGTTCGAGTCCTCCTCCAGCGTCTCATACTTGCCCACGAGGTCGTAGTGGATGTGGCACGGGTGGCAGAGCGAGTGCACTGTCTGCCAGTGCTCGTTGAAAGGCTCCTCGCGCTGTGTGTGTGGGTCGATGAGATAGGCCACAAACTCCTCGAATCTGACATCGTCACCCCTGCGCAGCGCCTCCTGGGTGGCATTCTTGCGCTGGCGCCGGATGATCTTGGTGCCGTAGCGCTTGTGGAAGGACGTGTTGTATTTCTGTGTGAACTTGTTGCGGTAGGCCGACACCAGGCGCTCAAAGGGCTCCCGCACGAACAGGAACTTCATGTAGCTTTTCAAGCGGTGGTTGATTTCCGGGATGCTGTACTGGTTCAGGGTCTTGAGGTTGGCTGACACGTGCGCCTCGTTGGCCGGGATCTCCATGGGGTCACTGTACTTGCCCCGGCCCGTGAGCACCATCATGAGCCGCTTCCAGTTGGTACACGCCACCTTGGGCACGTAGCAGTAGATGAGCTCGTGGTCCTCGTCCACCACCAGATGCTTCAGGTCGTTGGGGGTCAGCACGCGCCGCTTGCGGCTCAGGGCGCTGTTGGCGCGACAGGTGTCCGTGACCTGGTCACGCCTCATCTGGTGCAGGATATTGGTGTTGGAGAGCTCCAGCTGTAGAGGGGACACAAGAGGAATATGAATTCAGTATGGGCGTGTGGTACGTGCCCTAGGCCACATCCGCAGCCGTGGTGGCCGGTGGCCGGCCCCCGGCACGGCTGGCTGGCAACCTAATTCTCCACCAGCTGCCTCGACTCTTTTTGTGTTGTTCCACCATGTTTCCTTTGTGGGGCAAGAATGAGGATCAAATCTGTAACTTACCCATCACCCTCTATGTGCCTGGCATTTTACTAGAGTGCTACGTTTTTCTGTTCTCTGTACAGTCATCCTGAAATgaggctgctttcacactaccaAGCACCTGCCACCATTGCCAGGTAGCAtgctgccaggcactggggatgcGGTCATAAAAAGTACAGTGGGGTAACTGCCCCTTATCTAgctggaaagaaagagggaaccgaggcacagagaggttaagttactAGCTTGAGATCACACAGTGAGGGAGCAACAGACGCCGTATTCAAACTCAGGTTGTCCTGGCAATCAAGGTCACCCACTTTCCACTCTACCCTGAGGTCCAGTGCTCCCATCTTCTTGATTGAAGCATGGAGAGTCTGGCATTTGATCGATCTACAATGCAGTGGGGGGATCCCACTTCTCCACAAGCCCATCACTATGAACATCTTTTGCTCTGTGCTGCTTCTGGTACCAGTGCCTTGATGTTCCTCTGGGAATCCACTTTCCTCCTTGTCCTCTCAAGCAGCTGAGTTGTGAGAAGTCTGGAGCTTGGGAACAGGGAAGAGGGCCATCATGGAGGAAGGGCTAGACTGGGAATGCAGGGTacagagaaagatgagaagacagagggaCATCACCTGAACACCTAGGTCCATACATTGCTGAAAGCAGCCCCCTCAGGTCCTGGGCCTTTGTTACGTCAGTACATTTGCTGTTGTGCATAAAGCAGGGGGAGCCTGGATTACACTGGTGGTACCCAATGTATGGGTCTTTGCATTTACTGCCTTAGCTCTGTCCTTCTCGCTGCAGCCATCCATTGATGTATGCATTCAGACATCTGTCCAGACCTCACAGTGTACCAGGCCTCTGCTCCACACCCTTGGGAAACAGAACATTTTCCTAAAGGACTCACAGTCAAGAGTAGCTGCCAGATAGCTGGCGGCCTCAAAAGAGCCCAAAGGGAAGATGTGTGTGCTTCTCTAAATTTTAGGAACAAAAGTTTCTCCTCAAAGACCGTTCACTCCCAGTGTGAATCAGTCTTCACAGTCCACCTAGAACAGGAAACACAAGACCTCACTGCCTTGGTGTGCCAGCAACCCCACTGTTGCTGGCTTAATGCCATGCCTCCATCTACCTGTCTGTATGTGCAATGTGGTGCTTGTTTTAAATATCAAAGAGATTGATATTAAATTATGGTTAAAGCCATAGAGAAACTGGGGTGTCAGAGCTATGGGACAGGCTGTCTGGGGCTGCAGAGGACGTTGTGTCCGGTTGCCTTCCTGCCCTGAGAACACGGCCCCCATCTATGCGCTCATCTTTGATGTCCTTCACCAACCCGCTTTTCTAGTCTTGTTCCTACTCTTCCCCTGTTCAGAACTAAAAGGAGCTGCAGAGCAATCAATGATTCACTCTCTTCcctttttgaattaaaaaaactttttaaaattccaatataattagtgtagtgttattttagtttcagatgtgcaatatTTTGATTCAATAATtatgtacattactcagtgctcatcataagtgtactcttggTCCCCTTCACTCTATTTCACTCCCCATGCCTCCTCCCTTCTGTACTCccccagttctctgtatttaagagtgtGTTTGCCTcttgttgtcttttttcttaaattccacatatgagtgaaatcacatagtattgGTCTTTCTCTCAGTTTGTTCAtgtagcataataccttctagatCTAGCCATGTTGctgcacatggcaagattttatcctttaaaaattccACTCTCtctaccacatcttctgtatctattcatctatctttAGACacctaggttgcttccatatcttggctattgtaaatcatgctacaataaacatagaggtgcatgtatctttttgaattagtgttttcatattctttggatactcagtagtgcaattactggatcatatggtaattgtttttgattttttttttttagcaatttccatactgttttccacagtggctgcaccagttggcattcccaccaaacagtgcacaagggttcctttttctccacatcctcgccaacacttgttgtttcttgtgattttagcaactgacaggtgtgaggtgatatgtcgCTGTAgttttgattcgcatttcccAGATGGTGAATGATGTGGAGAgccttttcaagtgtctgttggccatctgtttgtcttctttggagaaatgtctgttcatgtctcctgctcATTTGTAAATGGGTTACTTGTTTTTTTGGTGCTGTTTTATAGAAATTCTtcctatattttggatattaaccctttttcagatatatcatttgcaaatatcttctcccattcagtaggttatcttttagttttgttgtttcctttgctgtataaagagggtttttttttgttttgttttgtattttgtttttatttctgttttgctgtAGTCCCAAAagtataattttgcttttgtttctattgccttaggagacatatctagaaaaaagttgctatagctgatgttACAGAAatcactgcctgtgctctcttctaggatttttaaggtttcaggtctcacacttaggtctttaatcattttgagtttatttttgtatatgatgtgagaaAGTGGTGCAGtttcttcttttgcatgtagcgtgtccagttttcccaacacctttttTGAAGGGACTGTCCTTGCCATTGCAtaatcttgcctcctttgtcatagattaactgaGCATATACTCGTGGGTTTATTTGCCTCCAGTTttgtcctttttcaagattgctttggctactcggggtcttttgtggtttcatacacattttaggattatttgttctagttctgtaaaaaattctgttggtatttGAGAGGGGTTATATCAAATCTGTCGATTGCTTTCGGTAGCATGgatactttaacaatatttgttttcctaatccatgagcatggaacatctttccaattgtttgtcatcttcaatttctttcatcagtgttttataattttcatggtACAGGCCTTTCACTTCTTGGTTAGGCTTATGTGtaggcattttcttctttctggtgcaattgtaaatgggattttttcaatttctctttctgcaacttcattgttggtgtatagaagtgcaacagatttctgtatattgattttgtatcctaaaGCTTTGCTGAATTTGTCATTAgttccagtgttttttttttttttttttgtggagtcttaaGGGTTTTcaatatatagtatcatgtcatcttgcACTGCAGATAGTTACTTCTTTACTAATGTGgatgctatttatttctttttcttgtctgatttctgtggctaccacttccagtactatgttgaataaaagtagtaacAGTGGACCTCTCTTATTCTTCATCCTAGGGGGAAAGCACTGAGTatggtgttagctgtgggtttgtcatatatggcctttactgtattgagatatgttccttccaaacctactttgttgagggtttatcatgaatggatattgtacttagTCAAATGGTTTTTCTCTATCTatggaaatgatcatatggttctcatcctttctcttaaattgatgtatcatgttgattgatttgcaaatactgaaccactcctgcatcccaggaataaatcctacttgattgtggtgaaatgtaaaaatgtaaaatggattTGGTAAAAATGTATtactggatttggtttgctagtattttattgaggatttttgcatctgtgttcttcagagatattggcctgtagttctcttttttggcagtgtctttatctggttttggctcaAAGAATCCTCTTCAAcgtttcttgtaaggctggtttagtggtgaatTCCTTTACCTTTTGTttaggaaactctttatctctacCTCTATTCTGatgataaccttgctgggtagagtattcttggctatagttttttcttttagcatgttAAATATGTCATGctactcccttctggcctgcaaactttctgctgaaaaaaaaatcagccttatGGGGTTTTCCTTCgtaactgcttttcttttctcttgctgcttttaatattctctctttatcactactttttgccattttaattaccatgtgtcttggtgtgggGATCTCATTGGGTtgatttgggggcgggggggggggcgctggaatctctgtgcctcctggatctggatatctgtttccttcctcagattagggaaattttcagctgctatttcttcagatatattttctgaccccctttttcctcttctcctgggatccctataatgcaaatgttattaccTGGGTtgtgtcactgagttcccttaacctattctcattttttgttctttgtttttctcctgttcagCTTGCTTTCCGTTACAGTCCTCCAGCTTGCTGATCcgttcttctgcttcctctagtctttactatttattccctctagagtttttaaaatctcagttatTGTGTTTGTCTCTGGTCagttctttttttacattttctctttgttaagggtttcactgagatcctccactcttttatcaagtccagtgagtatctttatgaccattaccttaagttctctatcaggcatatgcCATATCTCCATTTcgtttagctctcttgctgtggtttttgtcctgttctttcatttgggacatatccctctgtctcctcattctgTCTAACTCTCTGTGGCTGTTTCTGTTTATTAGGAAtctctcctgctcttgaaagtagtagcCTTATGacgaagaggtcctgtagtgcaatattccctgttcaccagaacctggcactttaGGGATGTCTCCTGTGTGTACTGCATGAGCCTTACTGTTGTAGCGAAGCCACTTTTGCCTCCAGTGCATTCATCTGCAATCGTTCTCTTTGCTCACTGAGGGCAGGGTTTGATCCCTGTGGTGTTAATGGGCCAGTGTGGGgctgccttgggcttgagttgggtcagaccaggcatttgccagagTCACAGTAGCACCAAACTGCAAGGCACTCTCCTTGTATTGTCCCTGGAGAGGCTTTCACTTGGTGGGCAAGGCCTGTGGTCAGACCCAATGTTgccccagcccactgctggggctGCAATCAGAAGGGTATGTGTGGTTACCATCTCTTCTCCCCAGCAAAGAAGGCGCTGTAGAAGGCACAGGATCACTGATGCTGATCCTTATCAGGGCTGCCTGCACACTGTTAGGCTTGTGGCACCATTTTGGATGGACTCCTGCTGATGCTGGTTGGAGAGAACAAGCCAGCAGGAGAACATGGGGCTGGGGTACTGTTAGCAAGCTAGGTGGAGAGAGTTCATGCTATGCTGGCTCCTGCAGGTATTCCTGTATCTaagccagggggcagggagggaaataGTGCCCACCAGGTCTCTTGTTTTTGGAGAAGTCTCCTAAAGGTTCTTGCCTCTCTAGCACatactctgagattagtaaacaaatatACCCACCTCTTGTATACTTCAGGCATTGAAGCTGCTGTTTCTATGCTGTATCTTAGTGGGGTTGTTATATTGTCTGTTTAAGAGGGTTGTTGTTGGTGGCTCAGTCTCCTATCACCTTCCAGCTCTTCCAGAGCTGAGCctgctaatttttaaagttccaagtGTTATGCCCCCCTGACCGTAAGAACTCACAAAGTTAAGTCCCTgaggttttcaaagccaaatgttattgGGCCTTGTCTTGCCAGTGTAGGTTGCCTGTGCCTGGAGAGCCTAGTGTGGGGTCTTCTCCTCTCCAGTCTCTGTGTTGGCACTGCTCTTCCCGCTCATGGACGATTTTCCCAGTTAGTTTGATTCCTGATCctatctctgcccttcctgccatTTTTGGGAAATGTGGTTTCTCCCCTGCCTTTAGCTGCTGAGAGTCTGTTTtgccagtctttgggtcattttcggAGTTAGTTACACTGA of the Vulpes lagopus strain Blue_001 chromosome 5, ASM1834538v1, whole genome shotgun sequence genome contains:
- the CHST11 gene encoding carbohydrate sulfotransferase 11 isoform X2, producing MKPALLEVMRMNRICRMVLATCLGSFILVIFYFQIMRRNPFGVDICCRKGSRSPLQELYNPTQLELSNTNILHQMRRDQVTDTCRANSALSRKRRVLTPNDLKHLVVDEDHELIYCYVPKVACTNWKRLMMVLTGRGKYSDPMEIPANEAHVSANLKTLNQYSIPEINHRLKSYMKFLFVREPFERLVSAYRNKFTQKYNTSFHKRYGTKIIRRQRKNATQEALRRGDDVRFEEFVAYLIDPHTQREEPFNEHWQTVHSLCHPCHIHYDLVGKYETLEEDSNYVLRLAGVGSYLKFPTYAKSTRTTDEMTTEFFQNISSEHQTQLYEVYKLDFLMFNYSVPSYLKLE
- the CHST11 gene encoding carbohydrate sulfotransferase 11 isoform X3 — protein: MASAWHGWLKVMRRNPFGVDICCRKGSRSPLQELYNPTQLELSNTNILHQMRRDQVTDTCRANSALSRKRRVLTPNDLKHLVVDEDHELIYCYVPKVACTNWKRLMMVLTGRGKYSDPMEIPANEAHVSANLKTLNQYSIPEINHRLKSYMKFLFVREPFERLVSAYRNKFTQKYNTSFHKRYGTKIIRRQRKNATQEALRRGDDVRFEEFVAYLIDPHTQREEPFNEHWQTVHSLCHPCHIHYDLVGKYETLEEDSNYVLRLAGVGSYLKFPTYAKSTRTTDEMTTEFFQNISSEHQTQLYEVYKLDFLMFNYSVPSYLKLE
- the CHST11 gene encoding carbohydrate sulfotransferase 11 isoform X1; its protein translation is MKPALLEVMRMNRICRMVLATCLGSFILVIFYFQSMLHPVMRRNPFGVDICCRKGSRSPLQELYNPTQLELSNTNILHQMRRDQVTDTCRANSALSRKRRVLTPNDLKHLVVDEDHELIYCYVPKVACTNWKRLMMVLTGRGKYSDPMEIPANEAHVSANLKTLNQYSIPEINHRLKSYMKFLFVREPFERLVSAYRNKFTQKYNTSFHKRYGTKIIRRQRKNATQEALRRGDDVRFEEFVAYLIDPHTQREEPFNEHWQTVHSLCHPCHIHYDLVGKYETLEEDSNYVLRLAGVGSYLKFPTYAKSTRTTDEMTTEFFQNISSEHQTQLYEVYKLDFLMFNYSVPSYLKLE